The segment AGAGTACTGTCATAAGTTGTGTTGGACTTCCACTGTAAGGAGTCAgtctgtttatttgtgttgaagCGGTACCAGGAGTACATCTCAGCGGCAGGATTGGCATCAGTGATACAGGTGAATGTTAAAGATTCACCAACTTTCACTCTGTTATCCTCTTTACCCATGGATATGTTCGTCTTCCTCGGGCCATCTAGAGGGAAGAAATAACTTAGTATGCTTTTCTCTGTCATCATCGACGCTCTGATATACATGCACCACAAGGAGCTGTGAAACTTACATTGAACGTCAATATGACAAGGTGGGGATATTTCTCCAGTACCGACGGTGTTAGTGGCTTTACATCTGTAGAGGCCTCTGTCCTCAGGCTTGATTCTTTCAACAACATAATGGTGAGTCTTCGTTTGATTAATACTTGTCCCATTCAGAAACCACCAATAGGTTGTAGGTTGTGGGTTGCTTCTTTTCACGTTACATGTCAAAGTCATTTTATCTCCTTGTTTAACTACAGAAGGAGCTGAAACCTTTTCAATCTCAGGCAGATCTGAAACAGAagatttaattattttgttagGCTGATTCACAATAATAATGGACTGAgaataatttactgtaaatcacAAGAAAATGTATCATTCGAGATTATTGTTATGTACAAATATCAGAGTACGTTGACAAAAAATGTACAGCGGCATTACAGAAGCTACCAAGaatcacaaacacaccaaaataCATTGAGGTAAAACACAGGAAGTACTCACATTCAACATTTATATTAACtggttttgatttttgtttgccATGTGTATTTTGAGCCTCACAATGGTATTCTCCCCCCTGTGACTCCTTAATTGATGGGATCTCCAATACTGCCCCTGTTGTCATTTCCTTTTGTTCGTTTTTAAACCAGATGAATGTGGGGTCAGGACGTCCTTTTGCGGAGCAAGTGAGTgtcacagttttattttcaacaaCAGTATTAAGGCTTTTGTTAGCCTGTGTTTCTCTGGGAccatctgtgtgaaaaaaataaatacaagtcAGGAGAAACTGGTCAACACAAAACATCGTTTATGTAAATCAAATATGCTTAAGAATAGAATCAAACTGTATTTGATTCAAGTCCaagtaaagattttttttaaattgtctaACAAAGAGGCAGAGCATGAATTTAGCACAAATATGTGACTTCAAAATTCAGATTtttctgatatatatatatatatatatatatatatatatatatatatatatatatatatatatatatatatatataactaagctgtttatttattcagtgcGCATGAAAACTGTGCCATGAAAGTTGTATTGCATGCCAGTTTTTGAGACCTTTCAAATTAAGTATCAGCTGCTCAAAACGTTCATAATTCCTTATCTTAATATTACTACTTAAAAGCACAACAATTAGCTTGTTAATTCTGTTATTAAAAGAAGAAGCATTTAAAAGCGGTGCAGATACAGCCAGTAGGCACTGTTAGTTTAAGTATTCTTTTCCAAATATTGCATGTCTAGTTTAGgtttgacacacacaaaaatgcaatgTTTAATATTATTGACCATATAATTCAGAGGTATATAGTCTGAGTTGTGAACAAAACACTTGTCAACTGATCAGAGTTGAAAATGTAGGCCTGTTCCTACTGCttagtttaaaaatgtttctgatgtttttctgcagagacactGCCCTGTGCCTGTATTATAATATTCTCTGTGCTCAGGACATTTGTGGGCATGTAACCCCCCCATGGCGCTCAGGTGAAGTCAGAGCTTTTACTTTCATTGGCGAGTATATTAATAAATAGTGACccacaatcctgcatagtatacagTACCTTTAACAATTACAAGAACAGCACCACAAAACATGAATAACTTAGGCTCATAAATCGTTACGTTGTATTTGCTCCTGTGTTAAAATACTTTTTGATTCATTTGAAAGGGCTCCAAACTTGGGTTTTGATTTTGAGTGCAGGTGCAACCCTTAGTGTACGTTTGTTTATATCCATAATAAATATGTCCACTGTAATGTAGACGTGACATAAATAAACCTTATGAACTTACATTCAACAGTTATACTGATATTTTGAATCAAATATTTGTCATCTAGTACTTTGCATGAAAACGTCTTCCCATCATCCTGCCAGTCGACTGGAAACCTGACTGTGGTGCTTTTCTGCTTTTCCTCTATTTGCTGAGGCTTTGAGGTCAGAGTTGGCGTCAGCTGTGTCAAACCTTCAATTTCTGGGTTGGAAGGACACGAACTTGAAGTAGAGCATGTGAGCGTTATAATGTCCGATTCGTTTAGAATGGGTGGTTTCTTGAAAGTGAGTGGGCATGGATtttctgaaaatatgaaaatgagacaaaagTATAATGGTGAATATCTACAGTATGACAAAGGTTAGTAAATTAGTATTAATACAGtatcacaataaaaaataaaaaaaacccaattcAATTAttctttttctgcatcaaataCTCTGCATAGATACATAGAAGTAGGTAGTAAAATGGATTAGTGATTTAGTAAAACTACACCAGAGTCATAATTGATGTCAATCAATTGAGTTAAAACTCATGAGCCAAGGAACCACAGAGTTCAGATTAAATCTTGAAACACAGTGcttcccagctggtccagccacTGGGTCCAGACTTtcccttagtcattagttcaaggtccacacagtttaatatcttcagcatcatacttgtgcttGGCCATGCCATTGGGctaatttgctgtctctgtcaagtagctgtccgttagtcactcactctacagcaggaaactgcacttcaaaataaaacctctgtgTTGGGACTTCACTTGATtccaaaataaagatttttttttttttaattttttttttacaaactcaaCACGTTCGTGAGTCATTTGTGGTCCATTCAGGATGGACCCCCAACCCACATTTGGAACGTGGcccaccagttgagaaccaATGCACTAAATTATGTTATCTTAATCTGTCCTAGCATGGGACTGAAAAGAGGGTTAAGCAGGGTGAGCGACACGCACATCCAAAAAACTTTTACAGGTGCTGGATCAAAAAATCAAGCAAATAAAGCAAGAACCACACAGGAGATCTGCACACTGTATTAAAAGCTCCCAGTAATAGAGATCACTAACAGAGATctttgtcagccattttgaaaggATTTCAAACAGAGATCTTTATTAACATAAATCTAAATTAGACTGGATGGTATTGTGTGTTCTCAAAACCTGTCTTAGAAACTTACATGAGATTTCAATGTGGCATTGAAAGACACACAGGAGAGGGAAGCAGTGCAGTCTCcctctggattttttttttttaacatttattctaacattgttttttttatcttcaccATATTTTTCAGTCTCAACCAATTCCACTCATTCTGCCTTCAGACCAGCTCGTCATCTCATAATGTTTGCATAACTAATCTTTTTGCTGTGTATTTTTTGAAAATATCTTCCAGTATTCTGATCATTCTACTTACCTATAACAGTAAGGATCACTGGTGGATcagttttccatttatttttgaCTTCTTTTCCTACAAATCTGAAAAGATAATCTCCATTGTCAGTTTTGCTCAGGTTACAGATTAAAATATTGCAGGACTTTGGTGGGTATACATCCCTCCAACTTGAAGGTGGAGAGCCGGTATATTTCACTCTGCCTTCAAAGTCTGAATTGACAGGACGTTCTGTGTAATTTGTGCTGTAAATGACAGTGCCCAACAATCCATCTTTGTCAGACCAAGTTGAATTCTTTATCCAAAACCAGTATGCTCCATCAGTCTTAATTTTCTGAGAgactttgcattttatttcaacGCAGGACCCCTCGTTACCAGTCACAGCAGTAACCTCTGTTGTGAAGAATGGTTGGGCACAAGAACAATCTGTGGCAGTAAAAACACAAGTGGGAAAGTCAGGTATGTGACCTAAAATCAAATCTTGTTCAAACAAAACATTATTATCATAGTGGAGAAATAAAATTCCTACCTTTTATGAGGGCCAGAATTACAAACCACCCGACTGTCAGAGCATTCATTTTTGTGAGGCACTCAAGCTTGAtatctgaaacacaaaaaaaatgtgtgtacatTATTGTATACATCATAACAACATAGAgcctttttttaactgtaaactatatttgcattttttaaaatgcaaatgagtTACAagattttcttcttcctcttttttctttcttcctcaaTTCAAGATTGTGGGGAATCCTCCAGTATTGCAAAAATATAAGTTATTTTTTCCCTCACACGTAGCAGAACGTGtcattgttttcattaaaaGACTGAGAGAAAAAGACTTCATTAAGAAATATTAAGGCTAAATGTGTTGCACTGTAGTTGTAATTGTCTGTTGTATACAGCTGAGCCCAAAACATAACTATAATTTGAGGCTTCAGGTTTCTTTTTCCATTATTACCTAAAATAGGACTTGGGGCAACATCGTATTTGACATCAACTGTTTGGTTAGATCACTTTCATCTGCTCCACCAGCCGTGCATTCAAAAAACATCCATAATACAGTACACAGAATATTTAGAGTGCAAACAgtaaagtgcttttattttacagatttggTGTTCTTAAATGCTCCACAAACAGTATTTACATACAAATGGCAAATCCTGTACATTTGTGGATACACCAAGATAACATGTTGTTGAGAATGCAAATCAACTGAATCAATTTTCCCATTCAATTGAAGGGCTTATTTAGAAATCAAAACTTTCTCTAGACACAGACATTGTACATCCTTCATGACTGAGATAAACCATCACAGACAGAGATAACTCATTCAGTGAAATCAGGCGGTCAAACACAGTAAGTATTTCACGGTGAAAGATACAAAATTAGCTTGTTCTTACCTCAGAGGATCCACTTATAGCAGCCTGCAGCACACACCATCCCTCCTAAAGTAAGagtaagatttaaaaaaaggaagttTTCACAGCTGACTTAAAATCTTGTGAAATTTGCATGCCCATCCATGCAAGCCTGAGAGCACAATCTTTTATAGACAAACTGATGAAGGTGATAatgtattttcttcttcaacTTGCCTGCTACAGTGTGCATACAACTTCCTCTCACTTCCTCTATTTAATGCCTTTTGTTAATAGTGAAAGCCGCTGTACAGGGTGGGCCAagtctttttctgtttgcagAACATACGCTAATACAGTATTTAAAGTGTCCTTTTAATAATTTAAGCTCTGAAAAACAGTGAAATATAAACGTTTCTGCAGTACTGCATTAAAAGTGCCTTCCTTATAtaccaaaacagaaaagtaaaGACAAACCACGCGTAAACAGGAAACGTTACacaaagataaaaacatttttcttcatttccCCTCCACAAGAGCAACAGCCACTATCTTCTCAGCGTCAGCCGCCATTTCATCAATGGCGCCGTTTAAGGCTTGTAGCATGGCAGCAAATGAGCGGCTGGCAGAGCGGGCATGTCTGGGCATCGCCATCTCCACCAGCTTTGACGAAACCGTGGCCAAGTCCTTCTCTGCCGCCACCAGCCGCTTTTTCACTTCACCTTTACTGACCTCCACTGACAGGACACAAGTCCGCAGTCCTTTGAGCCTTGTGGGGTCCATGCCTCGCTGTCGGGCCAGCCGCTCGACTGATTCATCGTCCAGGCACAGTGATAATTGTGCTTTGGTTAGAATCCGCACTGCTACACTTGAGTCCACCATAGAGGCCACAAGGGGAACAGGAATAGCCGACACTCCACCAGATAGCGAGGCGGCAGCCCACACTAGTGCTTTGAATGCTTCTTTTTTCTGAGTGACCAGAGTGGGGGTAAGCGTCGGGAGAGCAAAGAGAAGGGCGTGGGCTCGGATCTCTGGAAGGTCTCTTCCCATGTCCTCCAACAGACCAGGGAAGTCAAACCTCTCCAGGGTGGAGGGTCTCACCAGGTAGACTTTCGGCAGTGTCACACCCTGTGATGTCAGCACGTCCACACTggctttcctcttttcttccaggctcttttctgtgtcttttgcTGAAGCTAAGAGAATAAAGTACACGGTTTGCCGCTGCAGTGACCGGGCTTCCAGGAACACCTCCACACTGTTGGGTTGGGGcgtctgtgtgaatgtcatgACGACAGCATTGTAGCGTGGGAACTTAAATTTATCCATGTATCCCTCAGGTTCAAATGGAGAGGTGGATGGGATGGGTGGCAGATCCCACAAGCGAAAGTCAGGATGTTTAGGGTTTGGGTAGCCTGCCACTTCCTCCGGAGCAACAGTGGACTGAGACGGCGCTGCTCCATCGTCCCCAGGACCAAGGCCTCGGAGGGAGTTTATAAAGGTGGCTTTTTCATCCCCACGGTCCCCTATCACAGCTAAGTTGATCCTGCTGATCAGGAGATCCTCAACTGCATCCTTGACATCTGATAACTTATTGAGTTCTATGGACTCTTTCAGGGTCTCAAGGAGGTTCAGGCTTTTCAAAACATCAGCCATGTCTGTGAACAGATGAAGATCACAATTATTTAATAATAAGTGCAGACCAGGAAGACCACATGGATACTTAAAGATATCTGCAAACGTTAAAGCCAATCTACTTTATCATACCGGAGATGTACCAATAGATATGATGACATCTAACATCatgaataaaaactaaaaaactgGCAGCTTTTCAATAGTAACCATGTAACATAATCATCCTAAAAGAAACGtcaaagcaaaatatatttctggTGTCACAGGAAACCTGCTCATTTCGCACTGCTGTTAACACTTAAACTAAAGGTTTGCATGGTACATTTAACCAATCAAATTTTGACTTTCTGGCAAGTTTCAGATCAAAACCATAAAGCACACACTCACCTACAAATCTAAAGAATCGGCCCTTTGGATGAAATATTTGTCCTTGTTTGTCAAATGTTGAATCTTCTGCAGCTCTAATGCACCAGCAGCGTCAGGTTGATCTATTTAAAGGTGTCTGTCCAGCTGGTGGAACATTCTAATCCTGTTAGCTTAGCCCTAATCCAAAATCACTTTAAGCACATTCATGcacactgtgtgtttatgtaaatctattttatttaatgcataagcatacacacatttacaagcacataaaaaatataatacaaaaacacatttttaaaacacagcatCATTTATGTtacattaacatttatatttaaaacatcTTACATTATTATCATAGCTATTATTACAGTGCAAATATTTACTAATTAGTACAACTGTTCATGTCCAGACAGGAGAGGACGACCAAACAGTTATCAGTAGCCATTAAGTAcctaaaaatatacattttattatcaATATAAACCGGAAAAGGAGCTATGAGGTGACCTGACTGCTGAACGGTTAAGGTGCATATTGCATTACCCCAACATCCATGATCTGACTCCAGCTGTGGACCTTTGCTACATGTCAAACCCCATCTCTCCactttttcctgtttctctACACTTTTAACAgtcaaaaataaatgcaaaaatggcaacaaaaaaatctgacagAGATAAATTAAACTCAAAGCCTTAACCAAGTATTTTTAATTTCCTAAATTTTACAACAAATTTTTAGGCTGCATTCACAGCAAATCAGATTTTGCAGCGATAAGCTGCAGGGTTGTGGGCCGGTGTGGGAGTGTCACTTAAATGGCCcttttgtgtgtgggtggagaGTGGAGGGTGGAGAGAAAACCACTCTCTCAGTCTAAGCAAGTGAGTATTTGTCTTAGTAAGTTTGTTTATGTTGGCTTGAAAGATCTAGAGACTTTTAATTATCATCAGTGTAGTATCAATACTGACataaatgcatgcacacacagtgtgtgcTCTCCTTTGTAGGACAGCAGGCTGCACACGAGCTGTTAATATGCTATATTTCTTTTACTCAATATAATATCTAATGATAGAAAGAGATTGTATTACTTGTTTCCATGGACTGTGGGAGTTTTTCCAGTCTCATCACCAGTGATCAGTTAATGCAGGATTGGCATTTGTGAATGCAGCCTAAGTGTGACAGATCTGTAAAGGACAGATTACCTGTTTTCAATTCAGGTTTAAAGACTTGATTTTCAGAACCTGGCCTACCACcttgaaacacaaaaatcatAATCAGCAGTATGacagtttcattttcttttcatttactgTGAATTTTGGGTTTCCCCACATAGGCCTTACAGAGGCATTACCAATAAAAAGGAACTGAGTAATGTTAATAAAGTTGAAGGAGGcatgtatactgtatgtgagcCTCTTAAAAGCCAAGCCACAGATTCTTGCTTTCTTCCCTTTTATGAGGAACCAAGTATGCAAAACAACTGACACCTGGTTGGTGTTTCAGATGCTATTTTAGGCTCACATCCTCTCACACAGTGATTTCCCGTCTTTGTGACAGAAGACGGTGCTGTAAATTCGGGTTTATATGTGTGTTAATTTCAAATACAAAGTAATTTGAACTAAATTCTCAGATAACTTGAAGGATCTGTAATCTAGATCTATTAGCAGAAACGGAATATAATATTCTCAACTGTGTTCTTTtagtgtatgatcacctgaaactaagaatcatgtgttttcattaccttagaatgatcCCTTCATATTTGAAGGGTCAGCCATGTTTTACTGGCAtttttctacagtggcccagaatggacaaacctaGCACTGCCTGTAAAGAAGGCCTCCTGCGCCTCACTTTCAATTCACagtactgcagagaaaaagatcTATGAAACTATTGACAGGACATCTCAAACTGCAGACAAGATCTTGTCTTTAATCCATGGGGCACatgctctacccactgagccaTCGGACGCCCCAATACATCTATGGTTACCTGAAGGCCACCAGAAGTTCTTTAAATGGGGGTGAACTGAGGGTATTCAGCTGGTGGCAGTCtccaacctcactgctagatgtcgCTAAATCCTGCAAAATGGTCCTTGTATGTGATATAATCTCTCTGgtctttaaaaataatactaTATAGAGCACAATAATATGTTAAAATTGCTATATTCAGCAGTTAAAGCTGTAGCTGGTAACTTTTATCagctttttacattttcttagTTCTATAGTCTTTTGAGTCGGTCTTGAATGTTGAGTTAGGTCACAAGAAGGTACAAATATCTTTATTACGTATGATTTGTATATGTAATATGTACTTTTGTTGCGGTAACAATGTAATTTGAATGACAGCTGCTCTTGTAGGTCCAAAAAATTATCTACAAATCTCTGTACTAatacaactttttaaaaactactGCACAGTGGTCAATGCTGCTACTGTACAAAGCTGACTCACTTATGACTAGTACTACCTATGACAGTTACACAATATCATTTGAGGGTTACCGCAGGCTCAGTTTAGCTTTTGAAAACCACAAAATCAATGAATatgttgcaggaaaaaaaaataaatcacacaacAGCAAGAAGTCATCTAATCAGAGCAAATTACATAAGTAATCTTTATCTTCAAACACCTAAGCAGCACTATCAGATCtgacttatttatttgttttcttaacACTGGAATACAGTGCCAcatcctcaccttcaccttcacctTCCTTCTCCTCTGGTTCACTATGTTTTTTCTCCTCATCCTCACCAGTCATTTCCTCCTCACCCTCTTCATCTTGATCCTCCTCTGATTCTTCTTTAATTTTCTTTAGTTCTTTAATTTCAGCGTACTCTGTCTCAGTGGTCCCCTGTGTCTCTCCTGCCTCTTCTGCATCCTTCCTTTTAATCAGGGAGAAATCAATCTT is part of the Epinephelus fuscoguttatus linkage group LG8, E.fuscoguttatus.final_Chr_v1 genome and harbors:
- the irgq2 gene encoding immunity-related GTPase family, q2 is translated as MADVLKSLNLLETLKESIELNKLSDVKDAVEDLLISRINLAVIGDRGDEKATFINSLRGLGPGDDGAAPSQSTVAPEEVAGYPNPKHPDFRLWDLPPIPSTSPFEPEGYMDKFKFPRYNAVVMTFTQTPQPNSVEVFLEARSLQRQTVYFILLASAKDTEKSLEEKRKASVDVLTSQGVTLPKVYLVRPSTLERFDFPGLLEDMGRDLPEIRAHALLFALPTLTPTLVTQKKEAFKALVWAAASLSGGVSAIPVPLVASMVDSSVAVRILTKAQLSLCLDDESVERLARQRGMDPTRLKGLRTCVLSVEVSKGEVKKRLVAAEKDLATVSSKLVEMAMPRHARSASRSFAAMLQALNGAIDEMAADAEKIVAVALVEGK